The DNA region aataggtagttatagttggggatccgcatgtctagcctatctctatagttctttgtgcaaaaactgccacaaagatacttctacattttctggatgtgctgttttgctacaagcatggggatggtcaagactaccgtctctagcaccggtcaatagcaaccccttcacttttccatatgcaaaaaagtaagttgtttaaattgctatgtctttacttccttccttacagtttattacccataactaatttttttaaactttttggtgtagatggtcggcacgcggtatgaattacagcagatgtccgagacactgtattactcaatatcgcaacctgttggatcaccttcgaccgacagacgtaagcaaaataattacattatttcttcatattatattgactttttctacattcatttaaatcctattgtctttaacatttcagttcatttggcgtccataccttaatatggaacatgagcatcagatcaaccctgaagacgcagccgtatggacaacatgcgcaccgataatacggttcacaacagtggagctgcacaacaccgatcgtgtgaagctgcagtttggtatggtccagaatatcccagatcccccagctagcctaggagaatggcatatgcgcaaagtgaacgaccaatggaactacaacccttggcaaaccttcgcaagatcagagtgtcgcaagtggaagcaccgtcatgaccatgtcttaactgacgcagtcatgccaaatgaggtaaaaccaagtcgtacttatatggcttggtatagatcagttggatttcaattcatcgccgatgatatgtacctctacgacccacgccagacaacttacacacaagaagcctcaacatctaacccccagcaacattctcagcccggttactcacaaccacctatccaacaaactttccgttccacaaacacacaaacatacaaccaaaacatgccattcacccaaccccaaaaccaagaacatcccccataccaccaccaacaaatggaccatcaaccttcgaccgaacatcgcttcgcacccacaccatcaccctaccaaagtcgccttacccaaaacactaaccgccccatcacctaccgtagccaacaaccccaaacatcacaataccaaaacatcccacaaccatatctcttccaaacaccccaacaacctttccaacctttcctagacccatcattgtcacccatgtcccccttcaaccgtcctggtcgcccatccatgagtcaaccacaccccaacttctctggcatgggtcatgagctcagctacgccggtacaccatcattgaatactgaagactatgctgagttggctgcatacctcaacggatcttctcctgtaggcggtaatgacgctcctggaccatcagatgaacaaacaccggttcagaatcgtcaacgtgggttagggccaagggttaggatagctaggggatgtgggaccggaggtcggttaggtgatcccggtcatcaccattaggattcattgtgtaaaatccaaattttattaatatcaattcgtattatgtcaaatttatctttgtgtattCTCCAAACATTAAGtttctttcataattctaaaataaacacatatcataaaacaaaaatttataggtcaaaaaccctaattcaaggacttgttattgttatgttgaagggcttgaagttggtcccttttggcaaagttcacatacacttgttttgacagaaaccctaattttgggtcaagttcgcagggacataactcactcatttttaattattttgacgtgggaccaagtgcattggaaaatttaagatgtctacttcaaatgttatgttggacaaaaattcatattcctaaaagaaacacatgcaataatacaaaacattacGACTCAGATAACAATTATAATGTCAAAtagtccaagttcaggtgcccatacctttctcataatCATCAAATGATGCAAACCTTTActccaaattcattatcttgaaaagatatacaacttttatgttgaaggttttgtcatttgaggcttttatcattcatactaaagggcttgaagttggtcccttttggcaaagttcacatacacttgttttgacagaaaccctaattttgggtcaagttcgcagggacataactcactcatttttaattattttgaggtgggaccaagtgcattggaaaatttaagatgtctacttcaaatgttatgttggacaaaatttcataactctaaaagaaacacatcAAATAATacaagacattataggtcatacaacagttgaaaaactcagaagtccaacttcaactgcccataactttctcaaaaaaaatccaaatgttgcaaaatttatatccaaattcattgttttgaaaagatctacaactttcatgttggaagttttttcatttgaggcttttttaagggaggcgccaattggattggcgccccctcttaaaaaatacacacaggcgccaattggattggctagggcaggtgccctagccaatccaattggcgcctccttgtaatttttaagagggggcgccaatccaattggcgcctccctaGTAAAggtggggtagattgggaaattttttgaaacTTGGGTTATTTTGGGAAATAATTTAAAAACTTGGGTTATATTAGTAAAaaatccatatatatatatatatatatatatatatatatatatatatatatatatatatatatatatatatatatatatatatatatatatatatatatatatatatatatatatatatatatatatatatatatatatatatatatatatatatacacacttTCGGACCGTTCATAATAGTTATCGGACAATCACTTAGACGAAATTATAATTTCGTCTAGAATATTCGTAGTGCAAGAGAACTACCATATAGAAGAATATTAGCGATTCAAATTCAAGATAAATCCAACGGCTCCCCGCACCGCAAATCTAACAATTAGCGGGTTGTTATAACCACGTCATTATATAAAGAGAATGCGAGCCAATTTAAGGTACacaatttcaaattcaaatttcattCACTCTTCTCCTTCCAATATTTACTTGAGTGTTGGAgtgtgtcgcatcctgcgaaaaatcaaccggcgagcctaaaaataaaa from Lathyrus oleraceus cultivar Zhongwan6 chromosome 1, CAAS_Psat_ZW6_1.0, whole genome shotgun sequence includes:
- the LOC127073991 gene encoding protein MAIN-LIKE 2-like, translating into MDPMIQPYVELAGFGHLSKIMSWSIDNKFILALCERWRPETHTFWFPTGECTVTLEDVYMLLGLRIEGKAVNGKTNFPNSICMELLNVDLLDDNARGQGILLSRLKSYYNSFYLDEHSTEEARIIKTRCYIMLLLGSFLFPEGSGSSMHIMYLPLLRDIDRIGSYSWGSACLAYLYSSLCKNCHKDTSTFSGCAVLLQAWGWSRLPSLAPVNSNPFTFPYAKKWSARGMNYSRCPRHCITQYRNLLDHLRPTDFIWRPYLNMEHEHQINPEDAAVWTTCAPIIRFTTVELHNTDRVKLQFGMVQNIPDPPASLGEWHMRKVNDQWNYNPWQTFARSECRKWKHRHDHVLTDAVMPNEVKPSRTYMAWYRSVGFQFIADDMYLYDPRQTTYTQEASTSNPQQHSQPGYSQPPIQQTFRSTNTQTYNQNMPFTQPQNQEHPPYHHQQMDHQPSTEHRFAPTPSPYQSRLTQNTNRPITYRSQQPQTSQYQNIPQPYLFQTPQQPFQPFLDPSLSPMSPFNRPGRPSMSQPHPNFSGMGHELSYAGTPSLNTEDYAELAAYLNGSSPVGGNDAPGPSDEQTPVQNRQRGLGPRVRIARGCGTGGRLGDPGHHH